A section of the Diabrotica virgifera virgifera chromosome 8, PGI_DIABVI_V3a genome encodes:
- the LOC126889253 gene encoding uncharacterized protein LOC126889253 has protein sequence MSRKGFLVKVELDVQRISCPGVWLCSNGKVSLQIHMFGSSVQTRNCRPSFPLVFYEKFVFSKIFDQDRRLNELQRRLNNEWFYAELIQWKSCDEGRVLATFRTTLDDLLYPSSFRNSIMGVNVDLLMEPTEIFPGTIAPKLETSTKTTVEETIVDPECDHGNVTLINPKAMICKPFSENKGVPRKVCHSVGFSRTQRYVPGKKKKSKPPFKYVKVSDDLILRNNSNVVLNSEEEFKVTNKPYCYCMTNSADASGNLIAQYADCDCRSEKIHKRTCTVCSLYDGYFSENSAHCGSLDRSIKFCQRCRKSQENGKSYYRKSNQESKYHIASKNGSPCDSDTDESERKICLCLPADRTTSLAQQLHERLARTLDTSSRRFQNCIDCT, from the coding sequence ATGTCCCGAAAAGGGTTTCTAGTGAAAGTTGAGCTCGACGTGCAGAGGATATCGTGTCCTGGAGTGTGGCtgtgttccaatggaaaagtATCGTTGCAGATCCATATGTTTGGATCCTCAGTACAAACCAGAAATTGCAGACCTTCATTCCCACTTGTTTTCTACGAAAAATTCGTATTTTCGAAGATTTTCGACCAGGATCGACGTCTGAACGAGTTACAAAGACGCCTTAACAACGAATGGTTCTACGCAGAGTTGATCCAGTGGAAATCGTGTGATGAAGGCCGAGTTTTAGCCACATTCAGAACAACTTTAGACGATCTTTTATACCCTTCGTCTTTTAGAAACTCTATTATGGGAGTCAACGTAGATCTTCTAATGGAACCTACTGAAATCTTCCCGGGTACTATAGCGCCGAAGTTAGAAACCAGTACCAAAACTACTGTCGAAGAAACGATAGTAGATCCAGAGTGCGACCACGGTAACGTAACCTTGATCAACCCCAAAGCGATGATCTGCAAACCTTTCTCAGAAAATAAAGGCGTACCAAGAAAAGTTTGTCATTCTGTAGGTTTCAGCCGGACTCAAAGGTATGTACCTGGTAAGAAAAAGAAGTCAAAACCACCATTCAAGTATGTTAAAGTTTCTGACGATCTTATCTTAAGAAATAATTCTAATGTAGTGTTAAACTCTGAGGAGGAATTCAAAGTTACCAACAAACCTTACTGCTATTGTATGACTAACAGTGCCGATGCTTCTGGTAACTTAATAGCTCAGTACGCAGATTGTGATTGTAGATCGGAAAAAATACACAAAAGAACTTGTACAGTTTGTTCCCTCTATGACGGATATTTCTCAGAAAATAGCGCTCATTGTGGTAGCTTAGATAGATCAATTAAGTTTTGTCAAAGGTGTAGAAAAAGCCAAGAAAACGGCAAAAGTTACTATAGGAAAAGTAACCAGGAAAGTAAGTATCATATAGCCTCTAAGAATGGTTCTCCTTGTGACTCTGATACCGATGAATCTGAGAGAAAAATCTGCCTTTGTTTACCAGCTGATAGAACGACATCTCTAGCCCAACAGTTGCACGAAAGGTTGGCTAGAACTCTGGATACCAGTAGCAGAAGATTTCAGAACTGCATTGACTGTACATGA